A window of the Lagopus muta isolate bLagMut1 chromosome 1, bLagMut1 primary, whole genome shotgun sequence genome harbors these coding sequences:
- the SLC15A5 gene encoding solute carrier family 15 member 5, translating into MPGAGSGDVQEKQLTADTEKEKNLLPGRRNHAGNLTLPEKKVQEAICVLLVELCERFTFFGIVCNMILFCTVRLGYRNYQAAIVNMCFVGTSMLTPVLAGWLAECLVGRIKLVCICMFLHFLGTALLPIVAFPFEDIYIDKRHILLHTLTKKEQKIVFYFALLTASLGIGGIRAIVCPLSAYNLENCGPKELLSFFNWFYWLINLNSAVVFVSISYIQQSVARNLGFLLPFVSVLMAMITIHMVRGEMIYKPKTDSSLLTTFGVIGSALKTCCVRYRYVSGDVSSWLDHAKEYHGGRYSETQVESTKSLARLFPLFAFQILYRTCIMQIPSGYYLQTMNSNLNFSGFVLPIAAMNVISIVPLLILVPILECINSYLFSSKASGHSPTIYIVAGQLSAALSVMVAGFSEIHRKHFPQVEQTLSEEVLLVSSMPCFHLAPQYILLGVAEALVTPSCSLLSFWLVPERIRGISMHFLTLFNGAGCFMGAFFVQTAHTGTQGNWFPHLLHEGKLERFFFFLASLMMVNTVGFWTIAHRYSNLNQAYTSEFRGSLSEEKVFLKHDKVVEHYGSVLDHSSILSPMETT; encoded by the exons ATGCCTGGTGCAGGCAGTGGTGATGTTCAAGAGAAGCAGCTTACAGCTGacactgaaaaggagaaaaacctGCTACCTGGTAGAAGAAACCATGCTGGAAACCTGACTCTGCCTGAGAAGAAAGTCCAGGAGGCTAtttgtgtgctgctggtggagctgtgtGAGAGGTTCACATTCTTTGGCATCGTCTGCAATATGATCCTCTTCTGCACCGTCAGACTTGGCTATCGCAACTACCAGGCTGCCATTGTAAATATGTGCTTTGTGGGCACCTCCATGCTGACGCCagtgctggctggctggctcGCCGAGTGCCTGGTGGGGAGGATCAAGCTGGTGTGCATCTGCATGTTTCTACACTTCTTAG gcacagccctgctacCCATTGTGGCTTTCCCTTTTGAAGATATCTACATTGACAAACGACATATTCTTCTTCATACGCTAAccaaaaaggagcagaaaatagTGTTCTACTTTGCACTACTCACAGCTAGCCTGGGAATAGGAGGCATAAGAGCTATAGTTTGTCCACTAAGTGCATACAACCTTGAGAACTGTGGACCAAAggaacttctttcttttttcaactg GTTTTATTGGCTGATTAACTTAAATTCAGCAGTTGTCTTTGTCAGCATCTCTTATATCCAGCAATCTGTGGCGAGAAATCTTGGTTTTCTTCTCCCATTTGTGTCTGTGCTTATGGCCATGATCACAATTCACATGGTGCGTGGAGAAATGATTTACAAACCCAAAACAG ACAGTTCCCTTCTGACAACTTTTGGGGTAATTGGTAGTGCACTGAAAACGTGCTGTGTGCGGTATCGCTACGTTAGTGGAGATGTATCCAGCTGGTTAGATCATGCCAAGGAATATCACGGTGGTCGGTACAGTGAGACTCAAGTGGAAAGTACAAAGTCACTTGCCAGGCTCTTCCCcttgtttgctttccaaattCTTTACAGAACATGTATTATGCAG ATTCCGTCAGGATATTATCTCCAAACCATGAATTCCAACTTGAACTTCAGTGGATTTGTATTGCCAATTGCTGCGATGAATGTGATAAGCATCGTGCCGCTACTGATTCTTGTTCCAATTTTGGAATGCATTAACTCATATCTCTTCAGCTCCAAGGCAAGTGGACATTCTCCAACAATTTACATTG TTGCAGGTCAATTATCTGCTGCACTTTCTGTGATGGTTGCTGGCTTCTCTGAAATACACCGCAAGCATTTTCCTCAGGTGGAACAGACCCTTTCTGAGGAGGTTCTCCTGGTCTCATCCATGCCTTGCTTCCACTTAGCTCCACAGTACATCCTGCTTGGAGTGGCTGAAGCCTTGGTAACTCCCTCTT GTTCATTGCTATCATTCTGGCTTGTACCAGAAAGAATTCGAGGaatttccatgcattttttAACTCTCTTCAATGGAGCTGGCTGCTTTATGGGAGCTTTCTTTGTTCAGACAGCCCACACTGGCACTCAAG GCAACTGGTTTCCACACTTGCTACATGAAGGTAAATTGGAGagattcttcttcttcttggcTTCCTTGATGATGGTGAACACCGTTGGGTTCTGGACCATTGCACACAG ATACAGCAATCTGAACCAGGCGTATACCAGTGAATTCAGAGGAAGTCTTTCTGAGGAAAAAGTCTTTCTGAAACACGACAAAGTCGTCGAGCACTATGGTAGTGTCCTGGATCATTCTTCCATTTTGTCTCCTATGGAGACAACTTGA